A stretch of Alkalicella caledoniensis DNA encodes these proteins:
- a CDS encoding ABC transporter permease, with translation MISVLKIIWGSCMIQMKQSFARATFKFCVLVQPIIYAVITYMMFRNSGIENFTSYVVLGTGIMSLWSSICFSSAGDIERERYMGTLQIVTSVPVQFKIIMLGKVLGNTILGLMSMVITFVFVSVVFGEVLTIANPLVFMASLIISLFSFMAISMLLAPSFTLSRNSRALMNCLEYPIFILCGVLFPIEVLPVWIRPLSYILSPTWAIKLLRDSSLGIHDFSNFATNIAIIILITVIYSIVASKLFDRIDKETRIKATLEVQ, from the coding sequence ATGATAAGTGTACTAAAAATAATCTGGGGCAGCTGCATGATACAAATGAAACAGTCCTTTGCAAGGGCTACATTTAAATTTTGTGTCCTAGTTCAACCCATTATATATGCAGTAATAACATACATGATGTTTAGAAACTCAGGCATAGAAAACTTCACATCCTATGTTGTCTTAGGAACAGGAATAATGAGCCTGTGGAGTTCCATCTGCTTCTCCTCCGCTGGAGATATCGAAAGGGAGCGATACATGGGAACATTACAAATAGTCACATCGGTTCCAGTACAATTCAAAATCATAATGCTAGGTAAAGTCCTAGGGAATACAATTTTAGGCCTCATGTCCATGGTAATTACATTTGTATTTGTAAGTGTAGTATTTGGAGAAGTATTAACAATAGCAAATCCTTTAGTTTTTATGGCATCACTAATAATTTCCCTATTTTCCTTTATGGCCATATCCATGCTATTAGCCCCAAGCTTTACATTGTCTAGAAACTCCAGAGCATTGATGAACTGCCTAGAGTATCCAATATTCATCCTTTGTGGAGTGTTATTTCCCATAGAAGTTCTTCCAGTATGGATAAGACCCCTATCATATATACTGTCTCCTACATGGGCAATTAAGCTATTAAGGGATAGCTCCCTTGGAATTCACGATTTTAGCAACTTTGCCACGAATATAGCAATAATAATTCTAATCACAGTCATTTACTCCATAGTAGCATCTAAGCTCTTTGATAGAATAGACAAAGAAACAAGAATAAAGGCCACATTGGAGGTGCAGTAA
- a CDS encoding ABC transporter permease: protein MLVLDIIGRFFRQSILSFKSLFGWLDPKIYVLVKVINPIFVIMFFSLLAKYTYGVDDVTPWVIGNSFLLCTYNAIFGVGNVLAIERVFGTLKIVIASPSNKFLVFVGRAFMHIIDAVITVLIGLIAGALIFGVSFKGVNFPLFALNIFVAMFAASGLGLMIGSFGLWIRDMNLLMNTAAMGLLALTGANFPIEMFPNIIQKVCYGLPVTRSIKAAALLMDGGSRDMVYRLMSQEIVVGIIYTTLGYVLLKIMERVAKNTASLDIY from the coding sequence ATGTTAGTATTAGACATCATAGGAAGATTCTTTAGGCAATCAATTCTGTCATTTAAATCACTGTTCGGATGGCTAGACCCTAAGATATACGTATTAGTGAAGGTTATAAATCCCATATTTGTAATTATGTTCTTTTCCCTTTTAGCTAAGTACACATATGGAGTAGATGATGTAACACCATGGGTAATAGGAAACTCATTTCTACTATGTACCTATAACGCAATATTCGGTGTAGGGAATGTACTAGCAATTGAAAGGGTTTTTGGTACATTAAAAATAGTCATAGCATCTCCATCCAATAAATTCTTGGTGTTTGTAGGCAGAGCCTTCATGCATATAATAGATGCAGTGATAACTGTGCTGATAGGACTAATAGCAGGAGCATTGATATTTGGAGTAAGCTTTAAAGGAGTGAACTTCCCACTATTTGCCCTTAATATATTTGTAGCAATGTTTGCAGCCTCAGGTCTGGGGCTGATGATAGGAAGTTTTGGACTATGGATAAGGGATATGAACCTACTAATGAATACAGCAGCCATGGGACTACTGGCTTTAACGGGTGCAAATTTCCCCATAGAGATGTTCCCAAACATAATACAAAAAGTCTGCTATGGGCTACCTGTCACAAGAAGCATTAAAGCAGCTGCACTACTAATGGATGGGGGGAGCAGGGATATGGTATACAGACTCATGTCCCAAGAAATAGTAGTGGGAATAATATACACAACTTTAGGATATGTACTACTTAAAATAATGGAGAGAGTTGCAAAAAATACTGCTTCACTGGATATATACTAG
- a CDS encoding DUF697 domain-containing protein: MNNLASILKKYITALMILLLVLLVVFVINQVYQLYIITSNINQTLGQIVLLVLTAIFGSALILPVIMYLKLPRGLKVPKQGDEEGYSRYIANLRKRLRKNKHLLNTGFQFSDKESTEAQVKAALKELDSQAEGIVKKYSSTVFITTAISQNGSLDGLFVLLNLSKMIWNIAHIYNQRPTVKELVLLYINVGGTVLMAKEINELNLIDEQLEPVITALLGETILASQTVIVSNLVVNSVLEGSANAFLSLRVGKIAMKYCSSLTEVDRKSVRKAATLEACELLGTIVKQNTSLIVKSVVKGAGKGTIKLLRKSKEKLFSFGKKKSMDI, translated from the coding sequence TTGAATAATTTAGCCAGTATACTAAAAAAATACATTACCGCTTTAATGATTTTACTACTAGTGCTGTTAGTAGTATTTGTAATAAATCAAGTTTATCAGCTATATATTATAACATCAAATATTAACCAAACTTTAGGGCAAATAGTACTGCTTGTGCTCACTGCCATTTTTGGGAGCGCACTTATTCTCCCTGTAATTATGTATTTAAAACTTCCCAGGGGGTTAAAAGTCCCTAAACAAGGAGATGAGGAAGGCTATAGTAGATACATAGCAAATTTAAGAAAACGCCTAAGAAAAAATAAACATCTCCTAAACACTGGATTCCAATTTAGTGATAAAGAAAGTACCGAAGCTCAAGTAAAAGCTGCATTAAAAGAACTAGACAGTCAGGCAGAAGGAATTGTAAAAAAGTACTCATCAACGGTGTTTATAACCACAGCCATATCACAAAATGGTTCCTTAGATGGGTTATTCGTGTTACTAAACCTCAGCAAAATGATTTGGAATATAGCCCATATATACAATCAACGGCCAACAGTCAAAGAACTAGTATTACTTTACATAAACGTTGGTGGTACAGTACTCATGGCTAAAGAGATTAACGAACTAAACTTAATTGATGAACAGCTAGAACCTGTTATAACTGCCCTACTAGGGGAAACCATACTAGCATCTCAAACAGTAATCGTTTCTAATCTAGTGGTAAACTCAGTGCTAGAAGGAAGCGCCAATGCCTTTTTGTCATTGAGGGTAGGTAAAATTGCCATGAAATATTGCAGCAGCTTAACTGAAGTAGATCGAAAAAGCGTAAGAAAAGCTGCAACACTAGAAGCATGTGAACTCCTTGGTACTATAGTAAAACAAAACACATCCCTTATAGTAAAATCAGTAGTTAAAGGTGCTGGAAAGGGCACTATTAAGTTGCTCAGAAAAAGCAAAGAAAAACTATTTAGTTTCGGTAAGAAAAAAAGTATGGACATTTAG
- a CDS encoding RidA family protein, with protein MPRKSFTAKGAVAIGPYSHAVQTGNLLYLSGQTPIDPKTGKLVEGDIGAQTKQCFENLFNVLAAADLTPDHVIKVNVFLTNMQDFSEMNAVYQQQFTEPYPSRTTIGVAELPLGAKVEIEMIAEIEKQ; from the coding sequence ATGCCGAGAAAATCTTTCACTGCCAAAGGAGCAGTGGCAATTGGACCATACTCCCACGCAGTACAAACAGGAAATCTTTTATACCTATCTGGCCAAACCCCTATAGATCCAAAAACAGGAAAATTAGTAGAAGGTGACATAGGAGCCCAAACTAAACAATGCTTTGAAAACCTATTTAACGTACTAGCTGCAGCTGACCTGACACCAGACCATGTAATAAAAGTGAACGTATTCCTAACTAACATGCAAGATTTTAGCGAAATGAACGCAGTGTACCAACAACAATTCACAGAGCCCTACCCCTCACGAACAACCATAGGAGTAGCAGAACTACCACTGGGAGCAAAAGTGGAAAT